In Martelella mediterranea DSM 17316, the following are encoded in one genomic region:
- a CDS encoding cupin domain-containing protein, producing the protein MIDMQARIVRYGELVPCKTAFIDAHTPGSNQKENFTIIGGGVSESPDQHVHIKDTPGFNIGAAGQPPKCRNSLHSHRTAEVFFVLKGRWRFFWGRWGNAGEVVLEEGDIFNIPTGIFRGFENIGTDYGMIMAILGGNDAGGGVIWAPQVIEDARDHGLVLGKNGKLYDSKKGQKLPDGVTPMPLLTDEELRAFPEPTTSEVIPGYVARYWDLMALADRHPAKVIGEHGVLRDRPGFEVDFLNHNSARDEVIRSDRNDVLMIMRGHWRLTWDGGEAILAPGDTCAVPPNRDYRLVPSMTGEASLYRVRDTDDPAGATWRD; encoded by the coding sequence ATGATCGACATGCAAGCCCGGATCGTCCGTTACGGCGAGCTCGTTCCCTGCAAGACCGCCTTCATCGACGCCCACACGCCCGGCTCGAACCAGAAGGAGAACTTCACGATCATCGGCGGCGGCGTATCGGAATCGCCGGACCAGCATGTCCACATCAAGGATACGCCCGGCTTCAATATTGGTGCCGCCGGCCAGCCGCCGAAATGCCGCAACTCGCTTCATTCGCACCGCACGGCGGAAGTGTTCTTCGTGCTGAAGGGCCGCTGGCGGTTTTTCTGGGGCCGCTGGGGCAATGCCGGCGAGGTGGTGCTGGAGGAGGGCGATATCTTCAACATTCCGACCGGCATCTTCCGCGGATTTGAAAACATCGGCACCGATTACGGGATGATCATGGCGATCCTCGGCGGCAATGACGCCGGCGGCGGCGTCATCTGGGCGCCGCAGGTGATAGAGGACGCTCGCGATCATGGGCTGGTTCTCGGCAAGAACGGAAAGCTCTATGACAGCAAGAAAGGGCAGAAGCTGCCCGATGGCGTCACGCCCATGCCGCTTCTGACCGATGAAGAACTCAGGGCCTTCCCCGAACCGACAACCTCCGAGGTGATCCCCGGCTATGTCGCGCGCTACTGGGACCTGATGGCGCTTGCCGACCGGCATCCGGCGAAGGTGATTGGCGAACATGGGGTGCTGCGCGACCGGCCCGGCTTCGAGGTCGATTTCCTCAACCACAACTCCGCCCGCGACGAGGTGATCCGCTCCGATCGCAACGACGTGCTGATGATCATGCGCGGCCACTGGCGGCTGACATGGGATGGCGGCGAGGCCATTCTCGCGCCGGGCGACACCTGCGCCGTGCCGCCGAACCGCGACTATCGGCTGGTGCCATCGATGACCGGCGAGGCGAGCCTCTACCGGGTGCGCGACACCGACGATCCGGCCGGCGCAACCTGGAGAGACTGA